The Spirosoma radiotolerans genome has a window encoding:
- a CDS encoding DUF2490 domain-containing protein: protein MIPVRFRFAFLIILLSSIVSRSLAQTSITPSSPWGTWLIATVQLPAGEKKWGGFAEVQGRANGVFSQFFYNELKGGVSYDLDKNFTLTVAGGRYATYDYQALSDGPLNTEKRLWEQLIINQYLTRLKFEHRYRVEQRWFTFRDGTTPYRSRIRYRLNMFVPINNHTITAKTAFLSAYDEIFLNPVGPTFERNRLYAGVGYQFDQQWILQLGWVNQTNYNAANFDQGIFTPQLATGKNNLVVGLTYRLKRRNSSEKLPTQPD, encoded by the coding sequence GTGATTCCCGTTCGATTTCGTTTTGCCTTTCTGATTATACTTTTATCAAGCATCGTCAGCCGCAGTCTCGCCCAAACATCCATTACTCCCTCATCGCCCTGGGGAACCTGGTTGATCGCCACCGTCCAGTTGCCTGCTGGCGAGAAAAAATGGGGTGGTTTCGCCGAAGTACAAGGCCGCGCCAATGGCGTGTTCAGCCAATTCTTCTACAATGAATTGAAAGGTGGAGTCAGCTACGACCTCGACAAAAACTTTACCCTGACCGTAGCCGGCGGGCGTTACGCGACCTACGATTATCAGGCCCTATCCGACGGGCCGCTGAACACCGAGAAACGACTGTGGGAGCAACTGATCATTAACCAGTATCTGACCCGGCTGAAGTTTGAACACCGCTATCGGGTAGAGCAACGCTGGTTTACCTTCCGTGATGGAACGACTCCGTATCGCAGTCGGATACGCTACCGACTCAATATGTTCGTGCCGATAAACAACCACACAATTACGGCGAAAACGGCCTTCCTGTCAGCCTACGATGAGATTTTCCTTAATCCGGTCGGGCCAACCTTCGAACGGAACCGCCTGTATGCCGGTGTCGGCTATCAGTTTGATCAACAGTGGATTCTGCAACTAGGCTGGGTAAACCAGACCAACTATAATGCGGCTAATTTCGATCAGGGAATCTTCACTCCCCAACTGGCAACGGGGAAAAACAACCTGGTCGTAGGACTCACGTATCGGCTAAAACGTCGGAATTCATCGGAAAAGCTCCCCACACAACCCGACTAA
- a CDS encoding S9 family peptidase encodes MNSQLLSRTLLLLSLNGLAGMTQAGPAPRPTAVRKYTIEQFMKTIRFGGSDISPDEQTVLYSSNQDGVFNLYEIPFNGTGQPKQLTSSKTNAIFAIGYLPDGRILYSSDQGGNELSHIYLREKDGAVADLTPAEKTKFQFAGLSYDRKSFFYQSNQRNRAAFDVYEMDLATLKPKLIFENPGGFFPGDVSPDKRYIALAKTITTSNGDVYLYDTKTKETKLLTKHEGEVNNGPEGFTPDGKKLMISTDEGNEFAYVKAYDLATGQSTVLDKASWDISSDYLSHHGRYRVLSVNNDARTELKIIDTRTNQAIKLPALPGGDVTGVNITDSEGRMTFYVNSSNSPATLYSYDFKSGKVTPLVRGLNPEIDANDLVAGEVVRYKSFDGMEVPALLYTPKGATAGDKLPAILSIHGGPGGQTRLTYSPLVQYLVNSGYVVLAVNNRGSSGYGKTFYAADDRKHGDADLKDCVESKKLLVATGYVDPARIGIMGGSYGGYMTLAGLTFTPDDFAVGVDIFGVANWLRTLNSMPEWWGPQRDAMFKEIGHPKTDSVALYNKSPLFHTQRIKKPLLVIQGANDPRVLKIESDEIVANVKKNGVPVEYVTFPDEGHGFVKKENEITAYKAVKEFLDKYLRSPDVLR; translated from the coding sequence ATGAACAGCCAACTTCTCTCACGAACTCTTTTGCTCCTCAGCCTGAATGGGCTGGCAGGTATGACACAGGCCGGACCTGCGCCTAGGCCGACCGCTGTCCGGAAATACACCATTGAGCAGTTTATGAAGACCATTCGCTTTGGCGGGTCTGATATTTCGCCCGACGAGCAGACGGTGCTTTACAGCAGCAATCAGGATGGTGTGTTCAATCTCTATGAAATCCCATTCAATGGAACTGGTCAGCCCAAACAGTTGACCTCGTCAAAAACGAACGCCATTTTTGCCATTGGCTATCTGCCCGACGGCCGGATCCTGTACAGCAGCGATCAGGGCGGTAATGAGTTGAGCCATATCTACTTGCGGGAGAAAGATGGGGCCGTGGCTGATCTGACCCCTGCCGAAAAGACCAAATTTCAGTTTGCCGGGCTCAGCTATGATCGCAAAAGTTTTTTTTATCAATCGAACCAGCGCAACCGGGCCGCTTTCGATGTGTATGAAATGGACTTGGCAACCTTAAAACCAAAGCTGATTTTTGAGAATCCGGGAGGCTTTTTCCCCGGCGATGTGTCGCCCGATAAACGCTACATCGCCCTGGCAAAAACCATTACGACATCGAATGGCGACGTGTATCTGTATGACACGAAAACCAAAGAAACCAAACTGCTGACCAAACACGAAGGTGAGGTGAACAATGGGCCGGAAGGGTTTACGCCCGACGGGAAGAAACTCATGATTTCGACAGACGAAGGCAATGAATTCGCTTATGTAAAAGCGTATGACCTGGCCACCGGGCAAAGTACGGTGCTCGACAAGGCGAGCTGGGATATTTCGTCAGACTATCTGTCACATCATGGCCGTTACCGGGTACTGTCGGTAAACAACGACGCTCGAACCGAACTCAAAATCATCGATACCCGTACCAATCAGGCCATAAAGTTACCTGCATTGCCCGGTGGTGACGTAACGGGAGTGAACATTACCGACAGCGAAGGACGGATGACGTTTTATGTAAATAGCTCTAATTCGCCTGCAACCCTGTATTCGTACGATTTCAAATCCGGTAAAGTTACTCCGTTGGTGCGTGGATTGAATCCTGAAATCGATGCCAACGATCTGGTTGCGGGTGAGGTGGTGCGATATAAATCGTTCGATGGGATGGAGGTGCCTGCTTTATTGTATACACCCAAAGGCGCAACCGCTGGCGATAAGCTTCCCGCTATTCTGTCCATTCATGGTGGACCGGGTGGCCAAACTCGCCTGACCTACTCGCCGTTGGTGCAGTATCTGGTCAACAGCGGGTATGTGGTGCTGGCTGTCAACAACCGGGGTAGCTCGGGGTACGGCAAAACGTTTTATGCTGCCGACGACCGTAAACATGGTGATGCCGACCTGAAAGACTGCGTTGAATCCAAGAAGTTACTGGTGGCCACGGGCTATGTAGACCCGGCCAGAATCGGCATCATGGGCGGTTCATACGGCGGCTACATGACGCTGGCGGGCCTGACTTTTACGCCCGATGATTTTGCCGTTGGCGTCGACATTTTTGGGGTAGCCAACTGGCTTCGCACCCTAAACAGCATGCCCGAATGGTGGGGGCCACAACGCGACGCCATGTTCAAGGAAATTGGGCACCCGAAGACAGATTCGGTCGCTCTGTACAACAAGTCGCCTTTGTTTCATACGCAGCGCATCAAAAAGCCGTTGCTGGTAATTCAGGGAGCTAACGATCCGCGCGTATTGAAAATTGAATCGGATGAGATTGTGGCAAACGTGAAGAAAAATGGCGTGCCCGTCGAGTATGTCACGTTTCCCGATGAAGGGCATGGGTTCGTGAAGAAAGAAAATGAAATCACCGCTTATAAAGCGGTGAAAGAATTCCTGGATAAATACCTCCGGAGTCCGGATGTACTGAGGTAG
- the dtd gene encoding D-aminoacyl-tRNA deacylase: MIAVIQRVSQASVVIDNQVKSQIGTGFLILLGITHTDTREDIDWLSRKIVGMRIFSDEAGKMNLDLAAVGGDILLISQFTLHASTKKGNRPSFIEAARPEVAIPLYEAMIAQLSAELGKPVQTGEFGADMKVSLLNDGPVTILIDSKDRI; this comes from the coding sequence ATGATAGCCGTCATTCAGCGTGTTTCTCAAGCTTCTGTTGTTATTGATAATCAGGTGAAAAGTCAAATTGGCACCGGATTTCTTATTTTATTGGGTATCACGCATACCGACACCCGCGAGGATATTGATTGGCTGAGCCGAAAAATTGTCGGGATGCGAATTTTTAGCGACGAAGCAGGAAAGATGAACCTCGACCTGGCCGCCGTTGGTGGCGACATTCTGCTGATCAGCCAGTTTACCTTGCATGCCAGTACCAAAAAAGGAAATCGGCCCAGCTTTATCGAAGCCGCCCGGCCGGAAGTAGCCATACCGCTCTATGAAGCCATGATTGCTCAATTATCGGCTGAATTGGGAAAGCCTGTTCAAACGGGCGAGTTTGGGGCTGATATGAAAGTATCCCTGCTGAACGATGGTCCGGTAACTATTTTGATCGACTCAAAAGATCGGATTTAA
- a CDS encoding O-methyltransferase — protein MDFLPPNITAYADAHTSPESELLRRLNRNTHAHVMAPRMLSGHVQGRFLSMISWMIRPRYVLEIGTYTGYSALCLAEGLADGGKLITIDQNEELEEFARSYWRQSPLNDAIDFRLGTATDILPTLNQTFDLVFIDADKRNLSLYFDLIIDKVQPGGFILADNVLWSGKVVESVKPADLDTLAVQAFNQKVHNDPRVENVLLPIRDGIMILRKRN, from the coding sequence ATGGATTTTTTACCCCCCAATATTACGGCCTATGCCGATGCCCATACCTCGCCCGAAAGCGAGTTGCTGCGTCGGCTTAACCGAAACACCCACGCCCATGTAATGGCTCCCCGCATGCTGTCGGGGCATGTGCAGGGCCGCTTCCTGTCAATGATTTCGTGGATGATCCGGCCTCGGTATGTACTTGAAATTGGTACGTACACGGGTTACTCGGCGCTGTGTCTGGCCGAAGGGCTGGCCGATGGCGGGAAGCTTATTACGATCGATCAGAACGAAGAACTGGAAGAATTTGCCCGGTCTTACTGGCGGCAATCACCGCTGAACGATGCCATTGATTTTCGGCTTGGCACGGCAACAGACATACTCCCAACCCTAAACCAAACGTTTGACTTGGTGTTTATCGACGCTGATAAACGCAATCTATCCCTTTATTTTGACCTGATAATTGACAAAGTGCAACCCGGCGGCTTTATCCTGGCCGACAACGTATTATGGTCTGGCAAGGTTGTTGAATCGGTCAAACCGGCTGATTTAGACACACTTGCCGTCCAGGCCTTTAACCAAAAAGTTCATAATGATCCGCGCGTAGAGAATGTGTTGTTGCCCATTCGGGATGGGATTATGATACTTAGAAAACGGAACTGA
- a CDS encoding LysM peptidoglycan-binding domain-containing protein codes for MNKLLTSLTLFLILIGLSVSAQTTSIPIVPEQVTFADISVRLNPDARRIVQQDVNALLANRQYWTAKLDRVVLYFPMIESILIDEDVPTDFKYLAVQESSLTPDAVSSSTAVGYWQFKRETAVDNGLRVDEEIDERKSITGSTHGAAKYLKKSNGQFNNWVASLYSYYLGAGGIAKLIPPDWAYAREVALDGNTDRYILRFFAHKVAIESALKFHQTSNRFALIEYPNGGGKTMRSIAEELGVDEFELRKYNRWVLGDGVPTDKVYVMAIPVASDQINDIRQKIVNVDAKKTPEFVQNDVGFPVLRRVTTGMSSKNDPVLYEINGLPGIQAQAGDNAGSLARKAKISLSSFLRYNDMSDHDPVLVNDIYYLAKKRKKALVPFHTVREDETARSISQRYGLRLKKLMRYNRLDRVQKLATGRVMWLRERRPNNKPIEIINSPTAPVYDRTPTPATRQEVASASTGGASRPVSGSDGIPRNASERKMYQPKLVGGGVTPNDGTSEPATPQRPEPQRPSIQPTTSPAPTTTRPPVPTSTNRSESSDGSQRVVIVRTPDGPEPTKAVPVATTPERDKADSNPVATAPKPKDTYTSTPRTKPAPVADMDMGRPDMGRPETGKYEGPREQQADGSLTIPTAAPTTKAPPRPAPPAVTRAETRPAAPVMTNPEPKEMTEAASTRSSAPASVNRSATTHSVEPGQTYYSISKLYGLTVDELLSLNNLTTADKLEVGQKLAVKLTPGGRLVKPSVTTKTTSAPESAVTYHTVAKGETMFRISQIYGVTIEQIQTWNNLTDSGVKVGQKIKIMKP; via the coding sequence ATGAATAAACTGCTAACTTCCTTAACTCTTTTCCTCATTCTGATCGGACTGAGCGTATCGGCCCAAACGACATCCATCCCAATTGTACCGGAGCAGGTAACGTTTGCCGATATTTCGGTACGGCTCAACCCCGATGCCCGGCGTATTGTGCAGCAGGACGTAAATGCTTTACTGGCCAACCGGCAATACTGGACGGCTAAACTTGATCGGGTGGTGTTGTACTTCCCCATGATTGAGTCTATCCTGATCGACGAAGATGTTCCGACTGATTTCAAATACCTAGCGGTTCAGGAAAGCTCGCTAACGCCCGATGCCGTATCTTCATCGACAGCTGTCGGCTACTGGCAGTTCAAGCGCGAAACCGCTGTTGATAACGGGTTGCGCGTGGATGAAGAAATCGACGAACGAAAAAGCATTACCGGCTCCACGCACGGAGCCGCCAAATACCTCAAAAAAAGCAATGGGCAGTTCAATAACTGGGTTGCTTCTCTATACTCCTATTACCTCGGGGCAGGGGGGATTGCCAAACTGATTCCGCCCGATTGGGCCTATGCCCGCGAAGTAGCGCTGGACGGGAATACAGATCGTTACATTCTGCGGTTTTTTGCCCATAAAGTCGCCATTGAAAGTGCGTTGAAGTTTCACCAGACGAGCAACCGGTTTGCGCTTATCGAATACCCGAACGGGGGCGGCAAAACCATGCGCTCCATTGCCGAAGAACTGGGCGTCGATGAATTTGAGCTTCGTAAATACAACCGTTGGGTGTTGGGCGATGGCGTACCGACCGACAAAGTTTACGTCATGGCGATTCCGGTAGCAAGCGATCAGATCAATGATATTCGGCAGAAAATCGTCAACGTCGACGCCAAGAAAACACCTGAATTTGTTCAGAACGATGTTGGCTTCCCTGTATTACGGCGCGTAACAACGGGCATGAGCAGCAAAAATGACCCGGTTCTGTACGAGATTAACGGTTTGCCTGGTATTCAGGCCCAGGCTGGTGACAATGCAGGATCACTGGCCCGGAAAGCGAAAATCAGTTTGTCGAGTTTCCTGCGCTACAACGACATGAGCGACCACGATCCGGTACTGGTCAATGATATCTATTATTTAGCCAAAAAACGCAAAAAAGCACTCGTGCCGTTTCATACGGTTCGCGAAGACGAAACGGCTCGGAGTATATCGCAGCGGTATGGCCTTCGGCTGAAGAAATTAATGCGCTACAACCGCCTGGATCGGGTGCAGAAACTGGCTACCGGGCGCGTTATGTGGCTGCGCGAACGCCGACCCAACAATAAGCCAATTGAAATCATCAATTCGCCTACGGCACCCGTCTACGACCGTACACCAACGCCCGCAACTCGTCAGGAGGTTGCCTCAGCGTCAACAGGTGGCGCTTCCCGACCCGTATCGGGTAGTGATGGCATTCCACGCAATGCTTCGGAACGGAAGATGTATCAGCCTAAATTAGTTGGTGGGGGAGTAACCCCCAATGATGGTACATCGGAGCCGGCTACCCCCCAGCGGCCGGAGCCGCAACGCCCGTCTATCCAGCCAACAACAAGCCCCGCCCCGACAACAACCAGGCCACCCGTACCAACCAGCACGAATCGGTCAGAAAGTAGTGATGGATCGCAGCGGGTTGTTATTGTCAGAACGCCCGATGGACCAGAACCAACTAAAGCGGTGCCGGTGGCTACCACACCTGAACGCGACAAGGCGGACAGCAATCCTGTAGCGACCGCACCGAAACCAAAAGATACCTACACGAGCACCCCACGTACGAAGCCCGCGCCGGTTGCCGACATGGATATGGGTCGCCCTGATATGGGTCGCCCTGAAACGGGCAAGTATGAGGGACCACGTGAGCAGCAGGCTGATGGATCACTGACCATTCCGACTGCCGCCCCAACGACCAAAGCGCCACCTCGCCCGGCTCCACCTGCCGTTACAAGAGCGGAAACGCGCCCGGCCGCACCCGTCATGACCAACCCGGAACCGAAAGAAATGACGGAAGCGGCCTCAACTCGCTCTTCTGCGCCTGCTAGCGTGAATCGGTCGGCGACAACGCACTCCGTAGAACCGGGCCAGACATATTACAGTATTTCTAAACTTTATGGGCTGACGGTTGATGAGTTACTTTCCCTCAACAATCTGACCACCGCCGATAAACTCGAAGTTGGACAAAAGCTGGCCGTGAAACTTACACCTGGCGGTCGGCTGGTGAAGCCATCGGTGACGACCAAAACAACATCGGCACCCGAATCGGCGGTGACGTATCATACCGTGGCAAAAGGGGAAACCATGTTCCGGATTTCGCAAATTTACGGAGTCACGATTGAGCAGATTCAAACATGGAATAACCTGACGGATTCAGGCGTTAAGGTGGGGCAGAAAATTAAAATTATGAAGCCTTAG
- a CDS encoding DUF3109 family protein: MILIDNTCISDDVAEKFFVCNLDKCKGACCVEGDMGAPLEGDEPAILDRIYKDIKPYLSPEGIRVIEQKGGYESDETGGFVTTTVAGRECVYATWDNRGILKCGIEEAYNDGKVDWKKPISCHLYPIRVTKYESFHALNYDRWPICSPACGLGEQLNVPIYKFVREALVRAYGEEWYGRLSKAIEEKSDV, encoded by the coding sequence ATGATACTGATTGACAATACCTGCATTAGCGACGATGTCGCCGAAAAATTTTTTGTTTGTAACTTAGATAAATGCAAAGGCGCTTGTTGCGTTGAAGGCGATATGGGTGCCCCTTTGGAGGGCGATGAGCCTGCCATTCTGGATCGAATTTATAAAGATATAAAGCCGTATTTATCGCCTGAAGGGATTCGCGTTATTGAACAGAAAGGTGGCTATGAATCCGATGAGACGGGTGGCTTTGTGACAACGACCGTAGCAGGACGGGAGTGCGTATATGCGACCTGGGACAACCGCGGTATTTTGAAATGCGGTATTGAAGAAGCGTATAATGATGGGAAGGTAGATTGGAAAAAACCCATTTCCTGTCATTTATACCCGATTCGTGTGACGAAATATGAGTCTTTCCACGCGTTGAATTACGATCGCTGGCCGATTTGCAGCCCGGCTTGTGGCCTCGGCGAACAGCTGAACGTGCCCATCTATAAGTTTGTCCGGGAAGCGCTAGTGCGGGCCTACGGTGAAGAATGGTATGGCCGTTTATCGAAGGCAATTGAAGAGAAAAGTGACGTTTAG
- a CDS encoding serine hydrolase domain-containing protein, translated as MDTNLSYLYRCIAWNLPNLDDHRRFPIQLIPNNPERLMPLLLGPALKAGPVTITHQQKASQQSLESFLHQSGTTSFLIIHQNKLIYENYFDDYTANSVVTSLSVTHALVSALVGIALNEGSLPGVDSPVLPQLPELANRISPALTIRHLLCMSSGLLYREGQMPWSDEARIHYSLDLRQQLLECESIEPPGRYYHYNKYNLLLLGRLLEKVTGMAVPDYCAQKIWSRMGAEQPASWNIDSIHSGFAKMDTGFNATARDVARFGLLYLNQGRFGDQQIIPEAWITQSTSIPLFDEAADYQRYMSRNKPPLGQWVSSPIGYYKYLWWGYRNGPHQESDFFALGDLGQFIYCSPLHDTVIVRFGKRWGNIDWWPVLFRELIAKMRN; from the coding sequence ATGGACACCAATTTATCATACCTATACCGGTGTATCGCCTGGAACCTACCGAATCTTGACGATCACCGGCGATTTCCTATACAGTTGATACCCAACAATCCGGAGCGGCTGATGCCGTTGTTGTTGGGGCCGGCATTAAAGGCAGGGCCCGTCACAATCACGCATCAGCAAAAAGCATCTCAGCAGTCGCTGGAGTCATTTCTGCATCAGTCAGGTACAACTTCGTTTCTGATCATTCATCAGAATAAGCTCATCTACGAAAACTATTTTGACGACTACACGGCCAATAGTGTAGTCACCTCCTTGTCGGTCACACACGCGCTCGTATCGGCATTGGTAGGAATCGCCTTAAACGAGGGTAGTTTGCCGGGTGTAGATAGCCCTGTTTTGCCGCAACTCCCTGAATTAGCTAACCGGATTAGTCCTGCTTTAACAATCCGGCATTTACTTTGCATGAGTTCCGGCCTATTGTACCGGGAAGGCCAAATGCCCTGGTCTGATGAGGCCCGGATTCACTACAGCCTTGATTTACGTCAACAACTCCTCGAGTGTGAATCCATTGAACCGCCCGGCCGCTACTACCACTATAACAAATACAATTTACTGTTGCTTGGGCGGTTATTGGAGAAGGTAACGGGCATGGCCGTGCCCGATTATTGCGCACAGAAAATATGGAGCCGGATGGGGGCCGAGCAACCGGCTTCCTGGAATATTGACAGTATCCATTCCGGCTTTGCTAAAATGGATACGGGCTTTAATGCGACTGCCCGCGATGTTGCCCGATTTGGCTTACTCTACTTAAACCAAGGCCGATTCGGTGATCAGCAAATTATTCCGGAAGCCTGGATAACGCAAAGCACCAGTATACCGCTGTTCGATGAAGCAGCCGACTACCAACGGTACATGAGCCGTAATAAGCCGCCCCTTGGCCAATGGGTATCCAGCCCCATAGGCTACTACAAATACTTGTGGTGGGGGTATCGCAACGGCCCGCATCAGGAGTCCGATTTTTTTGCGCTGGGCGATCTGGGGCAATTTATCTATTGCAGCCCTCTCCATGACACGGTCATCGTTCGGTTTGGTAAACGGTGGGGAAACATCGACTGGTGGCCGGTTTTATTCCGTGAGTTGATCGCGAAAATGAGAAACTAG
- a CDS encoding MGMT family protein: MPEQRDYFEEVYEVVRLVPKGRVTTYGTIARYLSLRAGARMVGWAMNGCHNRPDVPAHRVVNSVGVLTGKHFFGGPTIMQQLLEDEGVRVDNDRVVEFKTRFWDPMIELTL; this comes from the coding sequence ATGCCCGAACAACGCGATTACTTTGAGGAAGTTTATGAGGTTGTCCGCCTGGTGCCCAAAGGCCGCGTAACAACCTATGGAACAATTGCCCGCTACCTGAGTCTGCGGGCTGGTGCCCGCATGGTGGGCTGGGCCATGAATGGCTGTCATAACCGCCCGGATGTACCCGCCCATCGGGTGGTTAATAGTGTGGGCGTACTGACGGGGAAACACTTTTTCGGCGGGCCGACCATCATGCAGCAACTGCTTGAGGACGAAGGCGTTCGGGTGGATAATGATCGGGTCGTTGAGTTCAAAACCCGCTTTTGGGACCCAATGATCGAATTGACTTTATAG
- a CDS encoding NADPH-dependent FMN reductase: protein MHILAISGSLRAGSTNTSLLRAAAELAPTTVTITLYDGLDDIPAFSPERDKENKTESINKLRTLLQEADAVLFCTPEYIHSMPGILKNMLDWLASSGEFVDKPVGVISAGPSDTGGSRAHAALSYTLAILTAQLPEKASLIVPFVKTKLDASGHVTDSVLSQQLRDVLDALVQAVQLKKQPA from the coding sequence ATGCACATTCTCGCCATATCGGGTAGCCTCCGGGCCGGATCCACAAACACATCGCTCCTTCGCGCTGCAGCCGAACTGGCCCCGACCACCGTAACCATTACGCTCTACGATGGACTAGACGACATTCCAGCGTTTAGCCCTGAGCGTGACAAGGAAAACAAAACCGAGTCGATCAACAAACTACGAACCTTGCTTCAGGAAGCGGATGCTGTACTGTTCTGCACCCCGGAATACATTCACAGCATGCCTGGCATTCTGAAAAACATGCTTGACTGGCTGGCCTCTTCGGGGGAATTTGTCGATAAACCCGTTGGGGTGATCAGCGCCGGGCCATCTGACACGGGTGGTTCACGGGCACATGCCGCGCTGTCGTATACGCTCGCTATTCTGACGGCTCAACTTCCTGAAAAAGCGTCGCTCATTGTGCCCTTCGTCAAGACAAAACTGGACGCCAGCGGCCATGTGACCGACTCTGTCCTAAGTCAGCAATTAAGGGATGTTCTTGATGCCCTGGTTCAGGCCGTTCAGCTCAAGAAACAGCCGGCTTAA
- a CDS encoding precorrin-2 dehydrogenase/sirohydrochlorin ferrochelatase family protein, protein MNTLFPIFVKAENLHVLIVGGGYVGLEKLTALLGNSPEARVTLVASEIRGEIREMAQQYPKLQLIQEPYHSLYLSDKDLVIVGTNDKAVNRLVQEDCKARRILVNVADTPDLCDFYLSSVVKKGDLKIAISTNGKSPTFAKRFREVLEEILPDSLQETLENLTAIRNQLKGDFVQKMEKLNEITKVLR, encoded by the coding sequence ATGAACACCCTCTTCCCAATTTTTGTCAAGGCCGAAAACCTGCACGTGCTCATCGTTGGCGGGGGATATGTCGGGCTGGAGAAGCTCACAGCTTTGCTCGGCAATTCGCCGGAAGCCCGAGTCACGCTGGTAGCGTCCGAGATTCGGGGTGAAATTCGGGAAATGGCGCAGCAATATCCTAAGCTACAACTCATTCAGGAGCCCTATCACTCGCTCTACCTTTCCGACAAAGATCTGGTCATTGTCGGCACCAACGACAAGGCAGTCAACCGACTGGTGCAGGAAGATTGCAAAGCCCGGCGAATTTTGGTCAACGTAGCCGATACGCCCGACTTATGCGACTTTTACCTGAGTTCGGTGGTCAAGAAAGGAGATTTAAAAATCGCTATATCGACCAACGGCAAGTCGCCCACATTTGCCAAGCGGTTTCGGGAAGTTCTCGAAGAAATTTTACCCGATAGCTTGCAGGAAACCCTCGAAAACCTGACAGCCATCCGAAATCAGCTCAAAGGCGATTTTGTGCAGAAAATGGAGAAACTAAACGAGATCACCAAGGTGTTGCGGTAG
- a CDS encoding porin family protein: MKRQFSLLAVCLCGIGFANAQTTTNTYSTTGATTNSSYTSPVTTDSTNSTNSTNSMSNSTNTSNTTTPNSTYSTNSTPTDVTTTTTTVDTDRPERVKATKDYKNFVFGIYAGLNSTKLKGESTGGTISGRLGYQAGFFVRGGGRLFGQLGAEYFASSSNYFTKGDGTTAKQIQDQINIQYIQIPVYIGYKLLESDRGISAIRLQVGLEYANRINSSSGQFNLTNSEIKSGTFNGLGQLGFDIGPLLIDLTYHYGLSDSIKNPTNGNVTSTGFNGSARRILSASVGFKF, translated from the coding sequence ATGAAACGGCAATTCTCACTCTTGGCAGTGTGCCTCTGTGGTATCGGCTTTGCAAACGCCCAGACCACCACAAACACCTACTCAACAACAGGTGCAACAACGAACTCTTCGTATACTTCTCCAGTAACGACTGACAGCACGAATTCGACCAATTCGACAAACAGCATGTCGAACTCGACGAACACGTCAAACACAACAACGCCTAACAGCACGTACTCGACCAACAGTACACCAACGGACGTTACAACAACGACCACTACGGTAGATACGGATCGTCCGGAACGCGTTAAAGCAACCAAAGATTACAAGAATTTCGTGTTCGGTATTTATGCGGGGTTAAACTCAACGAAACTGAAGGGCGAGTCTACGGGCGGTACCATTTCGGGCCGTTTGGGCTATCAGGCTGGTTTCTTTGTGCGGGGCGGTGGCCGTTTATTCGGCCAATTAGGTGCTGAGTACTTCGCGTCAAGCTCTAACTACTTCACCAAAGGTGATGGAACCACAGCTAAGCAGATTCAGGATCAGATTAATATCCAGTACATTCAAATTCCGGTGTACATCGGCTACAAACTGCTTGAATCAGATCGTGGTATCTCGGCTATCCGGTTACAGGTCGGTCTGGAATACGCAAACCGGATCAATTCGAGCAGCGGTCAGTTTAACCTGACGAACTCGGAGATCAAGAGCGGTACCTTTAATGGCCTGGGCCAACTAGGCTTTGACATTGGTCCCCTGTTGATCGACCTGACATATCACTACGGCTTGAGCGATTCGATCAAGAATCCAACCAACGGTAACGTAACGTCGACTGGCTTCAATGGTTCGGCACGTCGTATCCTAAGTGCTAGTGTTGGTTTCAAGTTCTAA